ACCGCTTCGCCAGCGCCGCGGCGGCGCCGATCTTCCTCAATCTGTCGATGATGGCGACGCTGGCGCTGGCGGCGTTCTTTCCCGGCGCCGGCCATGCGGCGGCGTGGGGCGTGTTGATCGCGGGCTTCCTCGAATTTTTCCTGCTGGCGGGCGACGCGGCGAAGAGCGGCATCCTGCCGCGGTTCGCACCGCTCAAGCTCGACGAGGATGTCCGCGCCTTCTTTCGTGCGCTGGGGCCCGCGACGCTGGGTTCGATGGGGACGCAGGTCGCCCTGTTTGCCGACACCATCATCGCGACGTTCCTGCCGGCGGGAGCGCTGTCGGCGCTGTATTACGCCGACCGGCTCAATCAGCTGCCGATCGGCGTCATCGGCATCGCCATCGGCACCGTCCTGCTGCCGGAGATGTCGCGCAGCCTGACCTCGAACGACCAGGCCGGCGCGATGGCGTCGCAGCGGCGCGCCTTCGAGTTCACGCTGTTGTTCTCGGTGCCGTTCGTCGCCGCCTTCCTGACCGTGCCCGACGTCATCATGCGGGCGATGTTCACCCGCGGCGCGTTCACGAAGGCCGATGCCGCGGCGGCCGGCGCCACGCTCGCCGCCTACGCGATCGGGCTGATCCCGTTCGTGCTGATCCGCAGCGCGGTCGCGACCTTTTACGCCCGCAAGGATACCGCGACGCCGGTCAAGGCGGCGCTGACCGGGGTCGCCGTCAATGTCGCGCTGAAGATCGCGCTGGTGGGCGCGCTCGCCCAGGTCGGCCTCGCGCTCGCGACCGCGGCCGGGGCCTGGATCAATCTCCTGCTGGTGGTCGGGTTTGCGGTGCGGGCAGGGTATCTCGATCTCGACCGGGCGCTGATGCAGTCGCTGGCGAAGTTTGCCGGGTGCGGCGTCGCATTGGCGACCGCGCTCTGGTGTGCCGCTTGGTTCGCGACCCCGCAGCTCGCGCATTTGGGGGTGTTGCGTGACGAGGCGGCGCTGGTGCTGCTGGTTGCAACCGGCGCGGTTGTATATGCCAGCTCGATCCTGCTGCTATTTGGCCGCAATTGGCTGGTGTCGCTGGTTCGTTCTTCATAAATTCGCTCGATATTTCAAGTGTATATGACCGATGCCGCGATCGTCCGCCGCACTGGCTCCTTTTTGCAACATCCGCGAGCAAAATGCTGGAGGGGTACAACTCTGAATCCCCTCGACCGGGAATCCCCGTTAAGATCGCGCCAGGTTTCGATTTGATCTTACGAACAGGGGCTCCCCATGCGCGCTTCGACATTCAAGGCAATCGCGACCGCGGCCTTCGCCGCGGTGGCAGCAATTCCGGCAGCGTCCGCGGCGGATCTCGCTCCGCGCTACACCAAGGCGCCGCCCGTGGTCGTGGCCGTCTATGATTGGACCGGCTTCTATATTGGCGGAAACCTTGGCTACAGCTGGGGTCGCGAGCGAACCGATGGAACGCAGTCGGGTACTCAGAATGTCAGCGTTTTCCGCACGGCGGGACCAGTCTTGGAGTCCTCCGTTACCACGGCTCTTTCGGCGCCTTTGACCGGGCGGGCCAATATGGACGGATTCATTGGCGGCGGACAGATCGGATATAACTGGCAGCGCAGCAGATGGCTATTCGGCCTGGAGGCGGATTTCCAGGGCAGCGACGAACGCGCGACGGCCGGTGTCTGTACGATTGCCGGCTGCCCGCTGGGATCGGCGGTTTTCACGGCAAACTACAAGCTCGACTGGTTCGGCACCGTACGTGGTCGGGCTGGCTTTCTTGCGACGGATCGCGTGCTGCTTTACGCCACGGGGGGTCTCGCTTACGGTCATCTCTCGGCGGATGATCCGTTGGTGTCGTTTGGTTGGGGCTCGACCCGCGCCGGCTGGACGGTGGGTGCAGGCGTAGAGGCTGCGATCAACAGCAACTGGTCGGTCAAGCTCGAATACCTGTACATGGATCTTGGCGACTTTGGCGGCAATTCTGCATCGGCAACCGTCGTGACGAACGCTTTGAACACGCCGACACAAGGCTTCAATACGGTCACGACGACGACCCTCGCATCGGCTGTCAATACCCGATTCACTGACAACATCGTTCGCGTCGGCGTCAATTATCGTTTCGGCGGTCCGGTGGTCGCGAAGTATTGATCTCGACGCGAACGCTGCTCCCGACAATCAAAGCCCCGGCATCGGCCGGGGCTTTTTTGTCGGCTGATTGCAGCGCAACCGGGGGCTGAGCTTGCTTCGGGCCGCGAATTCCCGGCTGAAAGCGGTTTGCGCTGGCAGCAGAACCGCTGCAATATGCGCCGCCTTTCATTTGTAACCCGGAGATACGATGGCTGCTCCCATCAAGTTCGGCATCGGTCAAAGCGTCGTTCGCAAGGAGGACGACGCGCTGATTCGCGGCAAAGGCCGCTACACCGACGATCACGCGCCGCAGGCCTCGATGCATGCGCTGGTGCTGCGTTCGCCTCATGCGCACGCGAAATTCACCATCAACGCCACCCGCGCCAGGAGCCTGCCGGGCATCGGTGCGATCCTGACGGCGGAAGACGTCAAGGACCTCGGCGGCCTTCCCTGCCTGTTCAACCTGGAAGTCAATCCGTTCACCGGCCCGCTTTATGCGATTCTCGCGCGCGATGTGGTGCGCCACGTCGGCGATGCCGTGGCCTTCGTGGTCGCGGACACGGTGGATCAGGCCCGCGACGCGATCGAGGCCATCGAGGTCAACTGGACGCCGCTGCCGGCCACGATCGGCGTGGCCAATGCGGTGAAGAAGGGCGCGCCGCAGGTCTGGCCCGAGCATCCGGGCAATGTGCTGTTCGACGTTCCGATCGGCGACAAGAAGGCGACCGAGGCGGCGTTCGCGAAGGCGCATGCGGTGGCCGAAATATCGATCGTCAATCCGCGGGCGGTGATCAACTTCATGGAGACGCGCGCGGCGGTCTGCGAATACGACGCCAAGCGGGACCATCTGACGCTCACGGTCGGCAGCCAAGGCAGTCACCGGCTGCGCGATATCCTGTGCCAGAACGTGCTGAAAATTCCGGTCGAGAAGATGCGGGTGATCTGCCCGGATGTCGGCGGCGGCTTCGGCACCAAGCTGTTTCCCTATCGCGAATATGCGCTGATCGCGGTCGCCGCGCGCCGGCTGCGCCGTACCGTCAAATGGACGGCCGATCGCTCCGATCATTTCATGGGCGACGCGCAGGGCCGCGACAACGTCACCACGGCGCGGATGGCGCTCGCCGAGGACGGCAAGTTCCTCGGCATGGACGTCGATCTGATGGGCGACATGGGCGCCTATCTGTCGACCTTCGGCCCCTACATTCCGCATGGCGGCGCCGGCATGCTGCCCGGTCTCTACGACATCCAGGCCTTCCATTGCCGGGTCCGCACCGTGTTCACCCACACCGTGCCGGTCGATGCCTATCGCGGCGCCGGACGCCCCGAAGCCGCGTATGTCGTCGAGCGGCTGGTCGACGCCGCCGCGCGCAAGCTCGGGATGACGCCGGACGCCATCCGCCGCAAGAATTTCATCTCGCCCCGCGCGATGCCCTACAAGACCGCGACCGGCAAGGTCTACGATT
The genomic region above belongs to Bradyrhizobium sediminis and contains:
- a CDS encoding xanthine dehydrogenase family protein molybdopterin-binding subunit is translated as MAAPIKFGIGQSVVRKEDDALIRGKGRYTDDHAPQASMHALVLRSPHAHAKFTINATRARSLPGIGAILTAEDVKDLGGLPCLFNLEVNPFTGPLYAILARDVVRHVGDAVAFVVADTVDQARDAIEAIEVNWTPLPATIGVANAVKKGAPQVWPEHPGNVLFDVPIGDKKATEAAFAKAHAVAEISIVNPRAVINFMETRAAVCEYDAKRDHLTLTVGSQGSHRLRDILCQNVLKIPVEKMRVICPDVGGGFGTKLFPYREYALIAVAARRLRRTVKWTADRSDHFMGDAQGRDNVTTARMALAEDGKFLGMDVDLMGDMGAYLSTFGPYIPHGGAGMLPGLYDIQAFHCRVRTVFTHTVPVDAYRGAGRPEAAYVVERLVDAAARKLGMTPDAIRRKNFISPRAMPYKTATGKVYDSGDFTAHMKRAMEIANWKEFPKRAKAAKKQGLVRGIGLGTYVEVCGTMGEETANVALDPDGGVTILIGTQSSGQGHQTAYAQIVAEQFGLSPDRVRTLQGDTDKIATGLGTGGSASIPTGGVSVERATRTLGANLREIAAEALETSAGDLEISGGIVRIAGTDRSITFADLARRPGVDPSKLKASATFTSADGTFPNGTHLAEVEIDPATGIIRIVNYVIVDDFGVTLNPLLLAGQVHGGAMQGIGQALMEHAVYDPKSGQLVTGTLMDYALPRATDGPSFVFETRNVPCKTNPLGVKGAGEAGAIGSCPAVVNAIIDGLWREYKIDHIDMPATPERVWIAIREHQRRHSL
- a CDS encoding outer membrane protein gives rise to the protein MRASTFKAIATAAFAAVAAIPAASAADLAPRYTKAPPVVVAVYDWTGFYIGGNLGYSWGRERTDGTQSGTQNVSVFRTAGPVLESSVTTALSAPLTGRANMDGFIGGGQIGYNWQRSRWLFGLEADFQGSDERATAGVCTIAGCPLGSAVFTANYKLDWFGTVRGRAGFLATDRVLLYATGGLAYGHLSADDPLVSFGWGSTRAGWTVGAGVEAAINSNWSVKLEYLYMDLGDFGGNSASATVVTNALNTPTQGFNTVTTTTLASAVNTRFTDNIVRVGVNYRFGGPVVAKY
- the murJ gene encoding murein biosynthesis integral membrane protein MurJ; translation: MLGRIFTVGGFTLLSRLTGFARDIMLAAILGAGPVADAFFVALRLPNHFRAIFAEGAFNAAFVPAYAHVHGERGAASARLFADRIFTLLFLTQLVLLVVAWLFMPQVIAVLAPGFTDDPARGELAITLTRITFPYLLLVTLVTLYGGMLNVMHRFASAAAAPIFLNLSMMATLALAAFFPGAGHAAAWGVLIAGFLEFFLLAGDAAKSGILPRFAPLKLDEDVRAFFRALGPATLGSMGTQVALFADTIIATFLPAGALSALYYADRLNQLPIGVIGIAIGTVLLPEMSRSLTSNDQAGAMASQRRAFEFTLLFSVPFVAAFLTVPDVIMRAMFTRGAFTKADAAAAGATLAAYAIGLIPFVLIRSAVATFYARKDTATPVKAALTGVAVNVALKIALVGALAQVGLALATAAGAWINLLLVVGFAVRAGYLDLDRALMQSLAKFAGCGVALATALWCAAWFATPQLAHLGVLRDEAALVLLVATGAVVYASSILLLFGRNWLVSLVRSS